The Thalassomonas actiniarum genome contains the following window.
GGAAATAACCGGATATGGATCAGGCCGTGCATCAAACTACCGGCAAAACCGGCAAACTGGCGGTTATCGTCCTGGCTGCCGGCGGCTCTACCCGTTTGGGGCAACCCAAGCAGCTGGTGGAACTTGTTGGAGAGCCTTTGATTGTCAGGCAATGCCGCCATGCGCTCACACTGACCGAACAGGTCTTTTGTGTACTTGGCTGCCAGGCCCCGCTGATGGCGAAACAGCTTACCGGCTTGCCGGTCTGTCAGGTGAACAATGAAAACTGGCAGCAGGGCATGTCGTCTTCTATTGCTGCCGGGGTGGCGGCTCTGCCCGATGATATTGATGCGGCCATGATACTGCTGGTTGATCAATGGCAGCTGGCATCGGCCGAGCTGCAACTGTTACAGCAAAGCTGGCAAAAACATCCTGAAGCTATAGTGCTTGCGGGTGCAAGTGCCGGGACAG
Protein-coding sequences here:
- a CDS encoding nucleotidyltransferase family protein; amino-acid sequence: MDQAVHQTTGKTGKLAVIVLAAGGSTRLGQPKQLVELVGEPLIVRQCRHALTLTEQVFCVLGCQAPLMAKQLTGLPVCQVNNENWQQGMSSSIAAGVAALPDDIDAAMILLVDQWQLASAELQLLQQSWQKHPEAIVLAGASAGTDAKGSEAEVKKGPPVIFPKCYFPELLALTGEQGAKPVLQKYHHRLNVLDLPRAFIDLDTPQQLQQLLASRENNPG